A single region of the Leishmania panamensis strain MHOM/PA/94/PSC-1 chromosome 21 sequence genome encodes:
- a CDS encoding hypothetical protein (TriTrypDB/GeneDB-style sysID: LpmP.21.1190), translating to MVRYVQRPWFSPLGFMASSPTAYAPMIACIALAAIFPFRYHISEYFERQSDGSHVELRRRAVKYYAEMERMHRRQALVNLESIQDDNAPHRLSAVLSVESIQAGSLDQEYNYWYAHERDAIRAEKLIMEIRELKAKMAAEGA from the coding sequence ATGGTTCGTTATGTGCAACGCCCGTGGTTCTCGCCGCTCGGCTTCATGGCGTCAAGCCCAACCGCCTACGCGCCGATGATTGCGTGTAtcgccctcgccgccatCTTCCCGTTTCGCTACCATATCTCCGAGTACTTTGAGCGCCAGAGCGATGGCTCGcacgtggagctgcgccgcagagCCGTCAAGTACTACGCTGAGATGGAGCGGATGCACCGTCGGCAGGCGCTGGTGAACCTAGAAAGTATCCAAGACGACAACGCACCGCACCGCCTCAGTGCGGTGCTGTCGGTGGAGTCAATCCAGGCAGGCAGCCTAGATCAGGAGTACAACTACTGGTACGCCCACGAGCGTGACGCGATCCGGGCGGAGAAGCTGATAATGGAGATACGGGAGCTGAAGGCGAAGATGGCTGCCGAAGGtgcgtga
- a CDS encoding hypothetical protein (TriTrypDB/GeneDB-style sysID: LpmP.21.1180), whose translation MQVQFYQNIMKGQQGTARTQAICFSPNNKRLAVADATRHIQLFDEQGERRDKFATKAASDKGGRGYIVTDMTFSPDSSLLAIAQSDSIVFVYRLGLEWGEKKAIRNKLSQTSPVTCVAWPNTSSQGVELIAFATLDGSVKVGMLKANKSHVLYSHDHPAVSMCTSRDNTKILTGHLDGTVYQYVFEASEDGAEVAGAKRLFVHSCAPYMLAWGESICAAGTDCQVGFYTPKSGHKPQVIPFDPKEVGSFTGGVCNPSGQAVAIAGREQIRVFDLNIRSRKWEEGAVVHLPHSEGFSAMQWKRDGSRLATGSVTGSVDLFDCCLRRYRMRGAYEFTYVSHSQVIVKRLASGTRLVLQSYMGFEIQKVNVYQDRYLVAHTSVTLLLGDLASHKLSEVPWQLTGREKFTFENEQICMVFNVGELCLIEYGKNMILGTCRTEERNAHRISVRVLNPLASDPGAGAAAGSGSAGGQRREVNTTTGSPIVSTSVAGGSGALEAYNSRCVIAYLIDRQTIQIDDLKSGVSIARVAHESKIDWLELDFRASRLLFRDKQHQLYLYHIATQQRTTLLSYCTYVQWVPRSDVVVAQSRLELCVWYNVESPDRVTIVPIRGEVEGMERGNGKTEVIVDEGVSTVAYALDESLIEFRAAMEERDLDRACDLLERTALTPGTEVMWCTLAKVSLQEVKLFVAERCYAALGDVAKVRALQRIHQLAAQARADSAGATTGYEHYTVLAELYMMNNDFKRAEQLYLENGRVEDAMQVWEEMNRFDESLTIAESRGLEDVANRRARYFAWLMETRQYEKAGEIREKDGKFIDAINLYLRGGTPARAAQVVSANNLKPEQQLLEAIAAALFKAQVFEAAGDFFDKLHMTDRAIDAYKRGHAFSRAVDYAKTAAPQQVVPLEEAWGDYLVSQKHVDQAINHYNEAGKYGKAVKAALDSRQWAKAAALLETQRNSGVGSSGAPADTAAPVDAATKSAYQRIAHHYEEVHQYAEAEKFYIKCGAVSDAVDMYSRAGMTDHMYRVAQRHLEQDKLVELFVSQAKQLETKGDYAAAERIYLKVNDADGAIMMYRKNRDYTNMMRLVQAYRSSYVVQTHLALASQFQKEGNLKAAETHFIAGKDWSRAVSMYRDRDLWDDAVRVAKVHGGTNAAKQVVVSRATVMDSEEGVQLLGKFNLVEAGIDAALESSKFDLALQWAQLAQPAKVPYVYLKYAMHYEDQGDFRMAEEAFIKSGKPREAIDMYVHQHDFTSAMRVAEHHDPSAVPHVCATNGRVCFQQGNYKEAEALLLRANAPETLLKMYVDAKMFREAQRVAKEYCPEMQGDVAKRMALNSNDPQKAGAVLEENGEYQLAIDTYLAATPEVVPDPATLANLWVRAVKVAQKHTRNLLKEVLRSATDKLKAVQRYVEAGKCLEDCEDYKGAINMYVQAHKFDMAETLAKRVSPELESFVKRAIVQDSISGGSMKDAKVVEEIDPEAAMKVYIGKGDFANALRMAARKSQEEVQYVVGLQVQHLLRQGDVVLCLEALSTNTMDADDFRFYETWMSVAQKAIPLLPGDDAVATLLQPLHDGLVKVIDSMTRSGQKTEDIAKATALATVVHIYYMSRKMETELNMPDFAVQLMLGLPRWIPYVAPDKAFYDAGMAAKRSGLEGMQDVAFLYLNRALDISERIDDGDADSSGIDNADFAATDFPKVYRLPKEPTVPAQAMEEVNNWVLTVSIDNTAASDDRTLPMVNDPENGEPMFAGSVKSPHTGKVFPSCLVTGYPVMDGGLTKCSHCQRQANQADWNRFVLMAKRCPWCGAAANPDFKV comes from the coding sequence CTGACAGCTCGCTGCTGGCGATTGCGCAGTCAGACAGTATTGTGTTTGTATACCGCCTCGGGCTGGaatggggagagaagaaggcgatCCGCAACAAACTCTCGCAGACATCGCCGGTGACGTGCGTAGCATGGCCCAACACGTCCTCTCAAGGGGTGGAGCTCATTGCCTTCGCCACGCTGGATGGCAGCGTGAAGGTGGGCATGCTGAAGGCCAACAAGTCACACGTCCTCTATTCACACGACCACCCGGCCGTGTCGATGTGCACCAGCCGAGACAACACGAAGATCCTCACAGGCCACCTGGACGGCACCGTCTACCAGTATGTCTTCGAAGCCTCCGAGGACGGCGCCGAGGTGGCTGGGGCGAAGCGGCTCTTCGTGCACAGTTGCGCGCCGTATATGCTAGCCTGGGGCGAAAGCATCTGCGCGGCCGGTACCGACTGCCAGGTCGGCTTCTACACTCCAAAGAGTGGCCATAAGCCGCAAGTGATCCCGTTTGATCCGAAGGAAGTCGGCAGCTTCACCGGTGGGGTCTGCAATCCGAGTGGACAggccgtcgccatcgccggACGCGAGCAGATCCGCGTCTTCGACCTCAATATCCGCTCTCGAaagtgggaggagggcgctgtggtgcaccTGCCGCACAGCGAGGGCTTCAGCGCGATGCAGTGGAAGCGCGATGGCAGCCGACTCGCCACCGGGTCTGTCACGGGCTCTGTGGACCTGTTTGACTGCTGTCTGCGCCGCTACCGCATGCGCGGCGCGTACGAGTTCACGTACGTGAGCCACAGCCAGGTGATCGTGAAGCGGCTGGCGAGCGGAACGCGGCTGGTGTTGCAGTCCTACATGGGCTTCGAGATTCAGAAAGTGAACGTCTACCAGGACCGCTACCTTGTCGCCCACACCTCTgtcactcttcttcttggcGACTTGGCATCGCACAAGCTGAGCGAGGTGCCGTGGCAGCTCACCGGGCGCGAGAAATTCACCTTCGAGAATGAGCAGATATGCATGGTCTTCAACGTTGGCGAGCTGTGCCTTATCGAGTACGGCAAGAATATGATCCTTGGCACGTGCCGAACTGAGGAACGCAACGCGCACCGCATCAGCGTGCGTGTCCTCAACCCCCTTGCAAGCGACcccggcgctggtgcggcggctgGCAGTGGAAGTGCCGGCGGGCAGCGTCGTGAGGTGAACACGACGACTGGCTCGCCTATCGTCTCCACTTCTGTGGCAGGCGGCTCTGGGGCCCTCGAGGCTTACAACTCGCGCTGCGTCATTGCGTATCTCATCGACCGGCAGACGATTCAGATCGACGACCTCAAGAGCGGCGTCTCCATTGCCCGCGTGGCGCACGAGTCAAAGATCGACTGGCTGGAGCTCGACTTCCGCGCGTCGCGGCTGCTCTTTCGCGAcaagcagcaccagctgtACCTCTACCACAtcgccacgcagcagcgcaccacgCTCCTGAGCTACTGCACGTACGTGCAGTGGGTACCGCGCAGTGATGTTGTCGTGGCTCAGAGCCGCCTGGAGCTGTGCGTATGGTACAACGTCGAGTCACCGGACCGTGTCACCATCGTGCCGATTCGCGGTGAGGTGGAGGGCATGGAGCGCGGCAACGGCAAGACGGAGGTGATTGTGGACGAAGGCGTCAGTACCGTTGCCTACGCCTTGGATGAGTCGCTCATTGAGTTCCGCGCCGCCATGGAGGAACGCGACCTGGACCGTGCATGCGACTTGCTGGAGCGTACGGCGCTGACCCCTGGCACAGAGGTGATGTGGTGCACACTCGCCAAAGTTTCGTTGCAGGAGGTGAAACTCTTCGTCGCGGAGCGCTGCTACGCCGCCCTTGGCGATGTTGCGAAGGTGAGGGCCCTGCAGCGCATACACCAGCTCGCTGCACAGGCGAGAGCAGACAGCGCTGGTGCCACTACCGGCTACGAGCACTACacggtgctggcggagctgTACATGATGAACAATGACTTCAAGCGAGCTGAGCAGCTCTACCTCGAGAACGGCCGCGTCGAGGATGCCATGCAGGTGTGGGAGGAGATGAACCGCTTCGACGAAAGCCTGACCATTGCCGAGTCACGCGGTCTCGAAGACGTCGCCAACCGCCGTGCCCGGTACTTCGCATGGCTGATGGAGACTCGCCAGTACGAGAAGGCGGGCGAGATCCGCGAGAAGGACGGCAAGTTCATTGACGCCATCAACCTGTACCTGCGCGGCGGTACGCCGGCCCGTGCAGCGCAGGTGGTTTCCGCGAACAACCTGAAGcccgagcagcagcttctggAGGCGAtcgctgcggcgctcttCAAGGCGCAAGTCTTCGAGGCTGCAGGCGACTTCTTCGACAAACTGCACATGACAGACCGCGCGATCGATGCCTACAAGCGCGGCCACGCCTTCAGTCGCGCCGTCGACTATGCCAAGACAGCCGCGCCTCAGCAGGTTGTCCCGCTGGAAGAGGCGTGGGGTGACTACCTTGTTTCACAGAAGCACGTCGATCAGGCCATCAACCACTACAACGAGGCGGGCAAGTACGGCAAGGCGGTGAAAGCGGCGCTGGATTCGCGGCAGTGGGCAAAGGCGGCGGCCCTCCTCGAAACGCAGAGGAACAGCGGCGTGGGCAGCTCTGGAGCGCCGGCTGACACAGCCGCGCCGGTCGACGCGGCTACGAAGAGTGCGTACCAGCGGATTGCACACCACTACGAGGAGGTGCACCAGTAcgccgaggcggagaagtTCTACATCAAGTGTGGCGCCGTCAGCGACGCTGTCGACATGTACTCGCGCGCTGGCATGACAGACCACATGTACCGTGTTGCTCAGCGCCACCTGGAGCAGGACAAGTTAGTCGAGCTCTTCGTGAGCcaggcgaagcagctggagaCGAAGGGCGActacgccgctgccgagcgcATCTACCTGAAAGTAAACGACGCAGATGGCGCCATAATGATGTACCGCAAGAACCGCGACTACACAAACATGATGCGACTTGTGCAGGCATACCGGTCAAGCTACGTTGTGCAGACGCACCTGGCGCTGGCCTCGCAGTTCCAGAAGGAGGGTAACCTCAAGGCGGCCGAGACGCACTTCATTGCCGGCAAGGACTGGAGCCGTGCCGTCTCCATGTACCGCGATCGAGACCTCTGGGACGATGCGGTGCGCGTGGCCAAGGTGCACGGTGGCACCAATGCGGCGAAGCAGGTGGTCGTGTCGCGTGCGACGGTGATGGACAGCGAAGagggtgtgcagctgctcggcaaGTTCAACCTTGTCGAGGCTGGCATCGACGCGGCGCTGGAGAGTTCCAAGTTTGACCTGGCGCTCCAGTgggcgcagctggcgcagccgGCGAAGGTGCCGTACGTGTACCTCAAGTACGCCATGCACTACGAGGACCAGGGCGACTTCCGCATGGCCGAGGAGGCTTTCATCAAGTCTGGCAAGCCGCGCGAGGCGATTGACATGTATGTGCATCAGCATGACTTCACGAGCGCGATGCGCGTCGCTGAGCACCACGACCCGTCTGCGGTGCCGCATGTCTGCGCCACCAatgggcgtgtgtgctttCAGCAGGGCAACTACAAggaggccgaggcgctgctcctgcgtgCCAACGCGCCagagacgctgctgaagaTGTACGTTGACGCGAAGATGTTCCGCGAGGCTCAGCGGGTGGCGAAGGAGTACTGCCCGGAAATGCAGGGCGATGTGGCAAAGCGCATGGCGCTAAACTCGAACGACCCACAGAAGGCCGGAGCGGTCTTGGAGGAGAATGGCGAGTACCAGCTGGCCATTGACACTTACCTGGCGGCGACACCCGAGGTGGTCCCGGACCCGGCGACCCTCGCGAATCTATGGGTGCGCGCCGTGAAGGTGGCGcagaagcacacgcgcaaCTTACTgaaagaggtgctgcgcagcgccaccgacaAGCtcaaggcggtgcagcgctaCGTCGAGGCGGGTAAATGCCTGGAGGACTGCGAGGACTACAAGGGCGCCATCAATATGTACGTGCAGGCGCACAAATTTGACATGGCTGAGACACTGGCGAAGCGTGTGAGTCCCGAGCTGGAGAGCTTCGTGAAGCGTGCCATCGTGCAGGACAGCATCTCCGGAGGGTCCATGAAGGATGccaaggtggtggaggagatcgACCCCGAGGCGGCCATGAAGGTGTATATCGGCAAGGGTGACTTTGCGAACGCGCTACGCATGGCGGCGCGGAAGtcgcaggaggaggtgcagtaCGTGGTTGGCCTGcaggtgcagcacctccttcgccagGGCGACGTCGTGCTGTGTCTCGAGGCGCTCAGCACGAACACTATGGACGCAGACGACTTCCGCTTCTACGAGACGTGGATGTCGGTGGCGCAAAAGGCGATTCCCCTGCTGCCCGGCGacgacgcggtggcgacgctgctgcagccgctgcacgaCGGCCTTGTGAAAGTGATCGATAGCATGACGCGGTCTGGTCAGAAGACTGAGGACATCGCCAAGGCCACAGCACTCGCAACCGTTGTGCACATCTACTACATGTCCCGCAAGATGGAGACGGAACTGAACATGCCGGATTTTGCGGTGCAACTCATGCTCGGGCTGCCGCGCTGGATTCCGTATGTGGCACCGGATAAAGCGTTCTATGACGCCGGCATGGCCGCGAAGCGCTCGGGGCTCGAGGGGATGCAGGACGTTGCCTTCCTCTATCTCAACCGCGCACTGGACATCAGCGAACGCATtgacgacggcgatgcaGACAGCAGCGGGATCGACAATGCGGACTTTGCCGCGACAGACTTCCCAAAGGTGTACCGCCTACCGAAGGAGCCCACCGTTCCAGCGCAagcgatggaggaggtgaacAACTGGGTGCTGACCGTGTCCATCGACAACACAGCCGCCTCGGACGACCGCACGCTGCCGATGGTGAACGATCCGGAGAACGGGGAGCCGATGTTCGCCGGCTCCGTGAAGTCCCCGCACACAGGCAAGGTGTTCCCGAGCTGCTTGGTGACCGGCTACCCCGTCATGGATGGTGGTCTAACGAAGTGCTCCCACTGCCAGCGTCAAGCGAACCAGGCGGACTGGAACAGGTTTGTGCTGATGGCGAAGCGCTGCCCgtggtgcggcgcggcggcgaaccCCGACTTCAAGGTATAG